One window of Cohnella hashimotonis genomic DNA carries:
- a CDS encoding carbohydrate ABC transporter permease, with protein sequence MELRAELATERESPNLMRFGKKLVMNGIMLLFTASCIFPLLWLGYSSLKTQAEFSNSIISLPGKLHFENYVEAIKLTNMPQLSLNSIRVTAISVVLIVLIAFITGYFVARLQFKGKRLMVIYYLFGLLVPIHALLVPVYLLFKETGLADHWYTLVIPYVAFNLSMPILLVSSYVTGIPKEIEEAAAIDGLSFSRTMFMIIMPMAAPVLTTVAILQFFACWNEFSFALVLLKDASMRTVPLGMSYFKSQYSTNYPQLMAGMVLSMLPVTIMYFAFSSRIIAGVMAGAVKG encoded by the coding sequence ATGGAGCTGCGGGCGGAGCTTGCGACAGAACGAGAATCCCCCAATCTCATGCGCTTCGGCAAGAAGCTGGTCATGAACGGCATCATGCTGCTGTTTACCGCAAGCTGCATCTTCCCGCTTTTATGGCTGGGATATTCCTCGCTGAAGACGCAGGCAGAATTCTCGAACAGCATCATCTCGCTTCCGGGCAAGCTGCACTTCGAAAATTACGTTGAAGCCATCAAGCTAACGAACATGCCGCAATTATCTTTGAACAGCATTAGAGTAACCGCCATATCGGTCGTGTTGATCGTGCTGATCGCGTTTATAACCGGGTATTTCGTCGCCCGGCTGCAATTCAAGGGTAAGCGGCTGATGGTCATCTACTACTTGTTCGGCCTGCTCGTACCGATCCATGCGCTGCTTGTCCCGGTGTATCTGCTGTTCAAAGAGACCGGACTTGCCGACCATTGGTACACGCTCGTTATTCCGTATGTCGCCTTCAATCTGTCGATGCCCATTCTGCTCGTCTCGAGCTATGTGACGGGCATTCCGAAAGAGATCGAGGAAGCGGCCGCCATCGACGGGCTGAGTTTCAGCCGGACGATGTTCATGATCATCATGCCGATGGCGGCGCCGGTCTTGACGACGGTCGCTATTCTGCAATTTTTCGCCTGCTGGAACGAATTCTCGTTCGCGCTTGTGCTGCTGAAGGATGCTTCGATGCGGACGGTGCCGCTGGGCATGTCGTATTTTAAATCGCAATACAGCACGAATTATCCGCAATTGATGGCCGGCATGGTGCTCTCGATGCTCCCGGTCACCATTATGTATTTCGCCTTCAGCTCGCGTATTATTGCCGGCGTTATGGCCGGCGCTGTGAAAGGGTAG
- a CDS encoding DUF6282 family protein, with amino-acid sequence MFDSSSSVPSLTVDRSKWKESFYRRSMELPDELLIGAIDSHVHAGPVLNSNPGHQDPIQVAQEAAAAGMRSIVYYDVFGWASGMAWVVNRHVPGIHTYGGYLMNSCHGGMNPRSVRTALHMEEGCRFISFGSHCTRYSAERESTLVDGKLVPFKDAFPKFAEKELPVATSIPTDGTVTEELDEILTMVAEHPQVYLNTGHVSVQEAFRLLDLAEQYGIKKVLIAHPVRGRMTVEQQKEAAARGAFLEACLVDWLYPDVPRTHYYVEKEYMDMGAELGRHTNTVAWMKTIKEVGIDRFVLGTDYGIRAASTPVQGMRTMVATMLDYQFAPEDIYHMIASNPAKLIGLDD; translated from the coding sequence ATGTTTGATTCGTCGTCGTCCGTCCCATCCCTTACCGTTGACCGTTCCAAGTGGAAAGAATCGTTCTACCGCCGCTCGATGGAGCTGCCTGACGAGCTGTTGATCGGGGCGATCGACAGCCATGTCCATGCGGGGCCGGTCCTGAACTCGAATCCGGGACACCAGGATCCGATTCAGGTGGCGCAGGAAGCGGCGGCCGCGGGTATGAGAAGCATCGTCTACTACGACGTATTCGGCTGGGCTTCCGGTATGGCGTGGGTCGTCAACCGCCATGTGCCGGGCATCCATACGTATGGGGGTTATCTGATGAACTCCTGTCACGGCGGAATGAATCCGCGCTCGGTACGGACAGCGCTGCATATGGAAGAGGGCTGCCGGTTCATCAGCTTCGGCTCGCACTGTACGCGTTATTCGGCAGAGCGCGAATCGACGCTTGTCGACGGCAAGCTCGTCCCCTTCAAGGACGCCTTCCCGAAGTTCGCGGAGAAGGAGCTGCCCGTCGCGACGTCCATTCCGACGGACGGCACGGTTACCGAGGAACTCGACGAGATCCTGACGATGGTGGCCGAGCACCCGCAGGTTTATTTGAACACCGGGCATGTCTCGGTGCAGGAAGCGTTCCGGCTGCTTGATCTGGCCGAGCAGTATGGAATCAAGAAGGTGCTGATCGCCCATCCGGTCAGAGGCCGGATGACGGTCGAGCAGCAGAAGGAAGCGGCGGCCAGGGGCGCCTTCCTGGAGGCATGTCTCGTCGATTGGCTGTATCCGGACGTGCCGCGCACCCACTATTACGTGGAGAAGGAATATATGGACATGGGAGCGGAGCTCGGCCGCCATACGAATACGGTCGCGTGGATGAAGACGATCAAGGAGGTCGGTATCGACAGGTTCGTCCTCGGCACGGATTACGGCATTCGCGCCGCATCGACGCCGGTGCAGGGAATGCGGACCATGGTCGCGACGATGCTCGATTATCAGTTCGCTCCGGAAGATATTTATCATATGATCGCGTCGAATCCGGCGAAGCTCATCGGTCTCGACGATTAA
- a CDS encoding GntR family transcriptional regulator, producing the protein MSKKKEHEIYKEIKLAITQHKLLPNMQLIEDSLADAFQVSRTPIRNVLRRLAMEKLLTVIPYRGAFVSCPSVEDARSVFEMRRVIESSMVRKVCAVASEAQIDELQRLLQEEHRASHDGDVIGALDVTVDFHLKLAELAQNSYYYTFLEELISLTAVIIALYGSSETFCRDHEQLVEAIVLQDGELASRIMTEHLLQIERSLDFTVKTGSVMNLTDIFQR; encoded by the coding sequence GTGAGCAAAAAAAAGGAGCATGAAATCTACAAGGAGATCAAATTGGCGATCACGCAGCATAAGCTGCTGCCCAACATGCAGCTGATCGAGGATTCGCTGGCCGATGCCTTCCAGGTAAGCCGGACGCCCATTCGCAACGTGCTCCGGAGATTGGCCATGGAAAAGCTGCTGACGGTCATTCCTTACCGCGGCGCATTTGTATCTTGTCCAAGCGTTGAGGATGCGCGGTCGGTATTCGAGATGAGGCGTGTCATTGAATCTTCCATGGTGAGGAAAGTATGTGCGGTGGCTTCCGAGGCGCAGATCGATGAGCTGCAGCGGTTGCTGCAGGAGGAGCACCGGGCGAGCCATGACGGAGATGTCATCGGGGCGCTCGATGTGACGGTCGATTTTCACCTGAAGCTGGCGGAGCTCGCTCAGAACAGCTACTACTACACCTTTTTGGAGGAGCTGATCTCGCTTACGGCAGTCATTATCGCGTTGTACGGTTCAAGCGAAACCTTCTGCCGCGATCATGAGCAATTGGTGGAGGCGATCGTGCTCCAGGACGGGGAACTCGCTTCCCGAATTATGACGGAGCATCTGCTGCAAATCGAGCGCTCGCTTGATTTTACGGTGAAGACGGGCAGCGTAATGAATTTGACGGATATTTTTCAGCGCTAA
- a CDS encoding carbohydrate ABC transporter permease → MGKALRPTRWLTLLYLLPGLAVYSFVVLVPILSAFRYSFYSWTGGPRRSFIGLDNYVEIMRDHVFWHSFLNNGLMTVYGLIGQVGLAFLFALFLLSRAVRFKALHRTISFFPSTLAPIIIAFLWTLIYNYNYGLLNEGLKLLGLERLAQSWLDLSGPIVLLVSIPLSWQNIGFYTLLMLAGLSAINKEVLEVAELDGATGFRKAWYVIIPLAKPTLMVASLLCIANNMRGFEHIYAMTGGGPGNASSVMALYAYDTSFLRFRYGYGSALAIAIMALTLLIILLSAFALQRKRSTDGGVS, encoded by the coding sequence ATGGGCAAAGCGCTCCGTCCTACGCGTTGGCTGACGCTGCTCTATCTGCTGCCCGGTCTTGCCGTCTATTCGTTTGTCGTGCTGGTCCCGATTCTCTCGGCTTTCAGGTACAGCTTCTACTCCTGGACGGGCGGGCCGAGAAGAAGCTTCATCGGCCTCGATAACTACGTCGAGATTATGCGGGACCATGTATTCTGGCATTCGTTCCTGAACAATGGACTCATGACCGTATACGGGTTAATCGGGCAGGTCGGGCTTGCGTTTTTATTCGCCTTGTTTCTGCTGTCCAGAGCGGTCCGGTTCAAAGCGCTCCACCGCACCATCAGCTTCTTCCCTTCCACTTTGGCCCCGATCATCATCGCTTTTCTTTGGACGCTCATTTACAACTACAATTACGGACTTTTAAATGAAGGGCTCAAACTGCTCGGACTCGAACGGCTCGCCCAATCCTGGCTGGACCTGTCCGGCCCGATCGTCCTGCTCGTCTCAATCCCGCTCTCCTGGCAGAACATCGGCTTCTATACGCTCCTCATGCTCGCCGGCCTATCGGCCATTAACAAAGAGGTGCTGGAGGTCGCGGAGCTCGACGGGGCGACCGGCTTCCGCAAAGCCTGGTACGTCATCATCCCGCTGGCCAAGCCGACGCTTATGGTCGCGTCCCTGCTATGCATCGCCAATAACATGCGGGGCTTCGAACATATCTATGCGATGACGGGCGGCGGGCCGGGGAATGCCTCCTCCGTCATGGCGCTATACGCCTACGACACGTCGTTCCTGCGTTTCCGCTACGGGTACGGATCGGCGCTCGCGATTGCGATCATGGCGTTAACGCTTCTCATTATTTTGCTTAGCGCGTTTGCGCTTCAGCGCAAACGCAGCACGGACGGAGGTGTCTCGTAA
- a CDS encoding GDSL-type esterase/lipase family protein has product MTIEGKTINTAVIPVSKLEEDSYDWWARHEQVLSVQRTIDPQVVLIGDSITHFWGGEPWSAQVHGNREAWNSVFAPYRVLNMGFGWDRTQNVLWRLDHGQLDGLNPQTVVILIGTNNTSETENARANSPEEIADGLRAICDRVEAKASGARIVIMAVFPREHEPDHPRRRTIAEINERYAAIAQERGYGFVDIGPQLLEADGTLSQETAPDYCHLTERGYGHWAEALRPLLPQLP; this is encoded by the coding sequence ATGACGATTGAAGGCAAAACGATCAACACGGCGGTAATTCCGGTCTCCAAGCTGGAGGAAGACAGCTACGACTGGTGGGCCCGCCATGAGCAAGTGCTGAGCGTGCAGCGGACGATCGATCCGCAGGTCGTTCTGATTGGCGACTCGATCACGCATTTCTGGGGAGGCGAGCCTTGGTCGGCGCAAGTGCACGGGAACCGGGAAGCCTGGAATTCGGTATTCGCTCCGTATCGGGTGCTGAACATGGGCTTCGGCTGGGATCGCACGCAGAACGTGCTGTGGCGGCTCGATCACGGCCAGCTGGACGGGTTGAATCCGCAGACGGTCGTCATTCTCATCGGCACGAACAATACGAGCGAGACGGAAAACGCGCGGGCGAACAGCCCTGAGGAGATCGCAGACGGACTGCGCGCGATCTGCGACCGCGTGGAAGCAAAGGCTTCAGGCGCCAGGATCGTTATCATGGCGGTGTTCCCGCGCGAACATGAGCCGGACCATCCCCGGCGCAGGACGATCGCGGAGATCAACGAGCGGTATGCGGCGATCGCGCAGGAGCGCGGGTATGGGTTCGTCGACATCGGTCCGCAGCTGCTCGAAGCCGACGGGACGCTGTCGCAGGAGACCGCGCCGGATTATTGCCACCTGACGGAGCGGGGCTACGGGCATTGGGCGGAGGCGCTGCGTCCGCTGCTGCCGCAACTTCCATAA
- a CDS encoding TetR/AcrR family transcriptional regulator — protein sequence MEEIKTDPRVLRTRQLILDAFNALIPNKDIKDITIGDITKRATINRATFYAHYADKYELMEDALSQMFKDSLMQKLSCHADLNRATLTGIIVTLCEFHANFSTQCARSYEAMSPYIENKMVKLLKGVFRQLLGQKSYLDDAAAQRMSVILSWIAYGLARDWNTDGRKVTPEQLAEQAIAALSAAVREIDGVGLPV from the coding sequence TTGGAGGAGATCAAGACGGATCCGCGCGTCCTGCGTACGCGGCAGTTGATCCTGGATGCGTTCAATGCGTTGATTCCCAACAAGGATATCAAGGACATTACGATCGGGGACATCACGAAGCGGGCGACGATCAATCGCGCGACCTTCTACGCCCATTATGCGGATAAATACGAGCTGATGGAGGACGCGCTTTCGCAGATGTTCAAAGACAGCCTGATGCAGAAGCTGTCCTGCCATGCCGACCTGAACCGGGCGACGCTGACGGGCATTATCGTGACGCTATGCGAGTTTCACGCCAACTTCAGCACGCAGTGCGCGCGCAGCTACGAGGCGATGAGCCCCTATATCGAGAACAAGATGGTCAAGCTTTTGAAGGGCGTTTTCCGGCAGCTCCTGGGTCAAAAGTCGTACCTGGACGACGCGGCTGCGCAGCGGATGTCCGTCATCCTCAGCTGGATCGCGTACGGTCTTGCGAGAGATTGGAACACGGACGGCCGTAAAGTAACGCCGGAGCAGCTGGCCGAACAGGCGATTGCCGCACTCTCCGCGGCGGTCCGGGAGATCGACGGGGTCGGACTTCCGGTATGA
- a CDS encoding ATP-grasp domain-containing protein — MITEPRSGSRRILLTGGRAPATLELARLLRAAGHTVFAAESAPYHLCRASRAVERSFTVPAPAFDPTGFAASLARIADECRIDAIIPTCEEIFHVARELGRFAGRCEVLAAPLDELDRLHHKGAFIRLAEEAGLPAPPTAIFASPDGWLPLLADDAFAHGLVLKPAYSRFAARVIAVEPREGRLSPSVREAVRRKLDEAGGVSPRRPWIAQKLLRGEEWCTYGVAHDGVLAAFAAYRSRFRAGRGASIHFVAEAQPALADWVARFVRHARFTGQIAFDFMAEPDGAVYPLECNPRATSGIHLFRPGDGLAEALLTPAELAASGAVATPGPGAGAMLSPAMLTYGLAQAVRERKMREWLRAFAGSRDAVYRRGDPAPAAEQLRLFAWLRRTAARHGLTLQEASTIDIEWNGER, encoded by the coding sequence TTGATTACTGAGCCGCGGTCCGGCAGCCGGCGAATCCTGCTCACCGGCGGCAGAGCGCCCGCTACGCTGGAGCTCGCCCGGCTGCTCCGGGCGGCCGGGCATACGGTGTTCGCGGCAGAGAGCGCGCCCTATCATCTCTGCCGGGCGTCCCGCGCCGTGGAGCGCAGCTTCACCGTACCGGCGCCTGCGTTCGACCCGACAGGCTTCGCGGCGTCGCTGGCTCGAATCGCGGACGAGTGCCGCATCGACGCCATTATCCCGACGTGCGAAGAGATTTTCCACGTCGCGCGGGAGCTGGGCCGGTTCGCGGGCCGCTGCGAGGTGCTCGCCGCGCCGCTGGACGAGCTCGACAGGCTGCATCATAAAGGCGCGTTTATCCGGCTGGCGGAGGAAGCGGGTCTCCCCGCACCGCCGACGGCGATCTTCGCGTCGCCGGACGGCTGGCTGCCGCTGCTGGCGGACGACGCGTTCGCGCACGGACTCGTGCTGAAGCCCGCGTATTCGCGCTTTGCTGCGCGCGTCATCGCGGTCGAGCCGCGCGAGGGGCGCTTGTCCCCTTCGGTAAGGGAGGCGGTCCGCCGCAAGCTGGACGAAGCCGGCGGCGTATCGCCGCGCCGCCCCTGGATCGCGCAGAAGCTGCTGCGCGGCGAGGAATGGTGCACGTACGGCGTTGCGCACGACGGCGTGCTCGCCGCGTTCGCCGCGTATCGCAGCCGCTTCCGGGCCGGGCGGGGCGCCAGCATCCACTTCGTCGCCGAGGCGCAGCCGGCGCTGGCGGATTGGGTCGCGCGATTCGTCCGCCACGCGCGCTTCACGGGACAGATCGCGTTCGACTTCATGGCGGAGCCGGACGGCGCGGTCTATCCGCTCGAATGCAATCCGCGCGCCACGAGCGGCATTCATCTGTTCCGCCCGGGGGACGGGCTGGCGGAGGCGCTTCTTACGCCGGCGGAGCTCGCAGCGAGCGGGGCGGTAGCGACGCCCGGGCCCGGCGCCGGCGCCATGCTGTCTCCCGCGATGCTGACGTACGGGCTCGCACAGGCCGTCCGCGAACGCAAGATGCGCGAGTGGCTGCGCGCCTTCGCCGGCAGCCGCGACGCGGTGTACCGGCGCGGGGACCCCGCCCCCGCGGCCGAGCAGCTGCGGCTGTTCGCCTGGCTCAGACGGACTGCGGCCCGGCATGGCCTGACGCTTCAGGAAGCGTCGACAATCGATATCGAATGGAATGGTGAACGATGA
- the allB gene encoding allantoinase AllB, with amino-acid sequence MKNEPSSADRYDLVIINGQVVLEDRVAQLDIGIRDGRIEHLSASVERGRAAVIDAAGLVVMPGMIDAHVHLNEPGLGHWEGFRSGSSALAAGGCTTYIDMPLNGIPPTVTVQALELKRKLAAGASYADYGFWGGLMPGYLEELAPLANAGVVGFKAFMSSPGDDHEDAFRRTDDQVLLEGMKRIAELNKVLVLHAEEESIVARLTELARREGRSGAADYTGSRPVIAEVEAVQKALDYAKQSGCRLHFAHISSSAAVMAIRQAKLTGTDVTLETCPHYLTLTDADLARMGAVAKCAPPLRSREEQAELWKCLAQGDIDLVASDHSPCPSQLKASSDLFVAWGGIAGAQSSLELLVDEGHLKRGIPLAHISRLLSGAPAKHFGYERMKGAIKPGLDADLVLLDLNEPYILAAGQLHQRHKHSPYAGRRIGCKVKKTLLRGGVIYDDSHGFAAIESGIEVKASHRIANC; translated from the coding sequence ATGAAAAACGAGCCGTCTTCCGCAGACCGCTACGATCTCGTTATTATCAACGGTCAGGTTGTGCTTGAGGATCGCGTCGCGCAGCTGGATATCGGTATCCGCGATGGCCGAATCGAACATTTGTCAGCCTCTGTCGAACGCGGCCGGGCCGCCGTTATCGATGCCGCAGGACTTGTCGTCATGCCGGGCATGATCGATGCGCACGTCCACTTGAACGAACCGGGGCTTGGCCATTGGGAGGGCTTCCGGAGCGGCTCGTCGGCGTTGGCTGCCGGCGGATGCACGACCTATATCGATATGCCGCTTAACGGCATTCCGCCTACCGTGACGGTTCAGGCGCTGGAGCTTAAACGCAAGCTGGCAGCCGGCGCTTCCTATGCGGATTATGGCTTCTGGGGCGGGCTTATGCCCGGCTATCTGGAAGAGCTGGCACCGCTCGCAAACGCCGGGGTTGTCGGGTTCAAGGCGTTCATGTCCTCGCCTGGCGACGACCATGAGGATGCCTTCCGGCGTACCGACGACCAGGTGCTGCTGGAAGGAATGAAGCGGATCGCCGAGCTTAACAAAGTACTGGTGCTGCACGCGGAGGAAGAGTCGATTGTTGCGAGGCTGACCGAACTGGCACGTCGGGAGGGACGGAGCGGAGCGGCCGATTATACCGGCTCGCGGCCGGTAATCGCCGAGGTCGAAGCCGTGCAGAAGGCGCTCGATTATGCAAAGCAGTCCGGCTGTCGGCTGCATTTTGCGCATATCAGCAGCTCGGCTGCCGTCATGGCGATCCGTCAGGCGAAATTAACGGGAACGGATGTGACGCTCGAGACTTGCCCGCATTATCTGACCCTCACGGATGCGGATCTCGCGCGAATGGGCGCTGTGGCCAAGTGCGCCCCGCCGCTTCGCAGCCGCGAGGAGCAGGCGGAGCTGTGGAAGTGTCTCGCGCAGGGCGACATCGATCTGGTCGCCTCCGATCATTCGCCTTGCCCGAGTCAGCTGAAGGCGTCGAGCGACCTGTTCGTCGCTTGGGGCGGCATTGCGGGGGCTCAGAGCTCGCTCGAGCTGCTCGTGGACGAAGGACATCTGAAGCGTGGAATTCCGCTGGCTCATATTAGCCGGCTGCTCTCGGGCGCCCCGGCCAAACACTTCGGCTACGAGCGCATGAAAGGCGCGATCAAGCCTGGGCTTGACGCGGATCTGGTGCTGCTGGATTTGAACGAGCCCTATATTCTCGCCGCCGGGCAGCTTCATCAACGGCATAAGCATTCGCCGTACGCAGGCCGCAGGATCGGCTGCAAGGTGAAAAAGACATTGCTGCGGGGGGGCGTCATCTACGACGACTCCCACGGCTTCGCTGCGATCGAGAGCGGGATTGAAGTCAAGGCTTCGCATCGGATCGCCAACTGCTAG
- a CDS encoding extracellular solute-binding protein, translating to MKKWQAVLGVSVTCAMLMNGCSNKAATSNSSKSADGAVSIKLMHRYQTSNIGKSPEDTAVLDGVERFKKDHPEVEIVEEQLQNEDYSIKAQALAAADDMPDVFIVPGSWMTNFVANGIVLPLNEELDKRPEWRDGYRPGTLDAGTRDGSVYGIPIAAGPTHLIYYNADLFADIGYDHFPKDWNEVMDAGSKLAAKGINLFSYGDKGKGYALSSWISALTDRYNGPAWTESILAGNGAAFTDAGFIQAISTMSDLSKAGYLNKDMNSVDGDTMVSYYFEGRSAAFVSGIWSAMNVVNNAPDNVKNATKLAVFPAAPGGKGNPLASSGGAGVYYSINAKIKPGPKLDAIMTLLEYMTGSQSAKLMAEVGGFPAFDPGQFDSAKLHPIALAAYEASAAADATKIFDLWFDASIVEVINTEIQSVMSGARTPEQMAEAVQQAYKTFLSKR from the coding sequence ATGAAAAAATGGCAGGCTGTGCTTGGCGTCAGTGTAACGTGCGCAATGCTGATGAACGGATGTTCAAATAAAGCGGCGACTTCAAATTCATCGAAATCGGCGGACGGCGCCGTATCGATCAAGCTGATGCATCGATATCAAACGTCGAATATCGGCAAAAGCCCGGAGGACACCGCCGTGCTGGACGGGGTGGAACGCTTCAAGAAGGATCATCCCGAAGTGGAAATCGTGGAGGAGCAGCTGCAAAACGAAGACTACTCCATTAAGGCGCAGGCGCTGGCAGCTGCCGACGATATGCCGGACGTGTTCATCGTACCCGGTTCCTGGATGACGAATTTCGTGGCGAACGGCATCGTGCTGCCTTTGAACGAGGAGCTGGATAAGCGGCCGGAATGGCGGGATGGCTACCGGCCCGGAACGCTGGATGCCGGCACGCGCGACGGCAGCGTGTACGGCATTCCGATCGCAGCGGGGCCGACGCACTTGATTTACTATAATGCAGACCTGTTCGCCGACATCGGCTATGACCATTTCCCGAAGGACTGGAATGAAGTGATGGACGCCGGCAGCAAGCTTGCGGCCAAGGGAATCAATCTATTTTCCTATGGCGACAAGGGCAAAGGCTATGCGCTATCGAGCTGGATCAGCGCCTTGACCGACCGGTACAACGGTCCCGCATGGACGGAATCGATCCTGGCCGGCAACGGGGCTGCCTTTACCGACGCGGGCTTCATTCAGGCGATCTCGACGATGTCGGATCTGTCGAAGGCAGGTTACCTCAACAAGGATATGAACTCCGTCGATGGCGATACGATGGTCTCTTATTATTTTGAAGGACGCTCGGCCGCGTTCGTCAGCGGGATCTGGTCGGCGATGAACGTCGTCAACAATGCGCCGGACAACGTGAAGAACGCAACAAAGCTAGCCGTGTTCCCGGCTGCTCCGGGCGGCAAGGGAAATCCGCTTGCTTCCTCCGGAGGCGCCGGCGTCTATTACAGCATCAATGCGAAGATTAAGCCAGGTCCGAAGCTGGATGCGATAATGACGCTGCTGGAATACATGACGGGCTCGCAGAGCGCCAAGCTAATGGCGGAGGTGGGGGGGTTCCCTGCTTTTGACCCCGGACAATTCGATTCGGCGAAGCTTCACCCGATCGCCCTTGCCGCTTATGAAGCGAGTGCGGCGGCGGATGCGACGAAAATCTTCGACCTGTGGTTCGATGCCTCGATCGTCGAAGTCATCAATACCGAAATTCAGAGCGTCATGTCCGGCGCGAGAACGCCCGAGCAGATGGCGGAAGCGGTGCAGCAGGCATATAAGACGTTCCTGTCCAAGCGATAG
- a CDS encoding DoxX family protein has protein sequence MVLVLQILLALLFFVSGLGKVAGIKMQVENFSKLGLPQWFRVVTGLLQLVGVAGLVVGFWRDSWAAWGAVLIGVIMLGAVAFHVRAKDKFGAIAPALVLAILAIVLAALLGSDLGDFPN, from the coding sequence ATGGTTCTGGTTCTTCAAATTCTTCTGGCGTTGTTGTTTTTCGTCTCCGGACTCGGCAAGGTCGCAGGAATTAAAATGCAGGTTGAAAACTTCAGCAAACTGGGGCTGCCGCAATGGTTTCGCGTGGTCACGGGGCTGCTGCAGCTGGTTGGCGTCGCCGGACTCGTCGTCGGCTTCTGGCGCGACAGCTGGGCCGCCTGGGGCGCCGTTCTGATCGGCGTCATCATGCTCGGCGCCGTCGCCTTCCACGTGCGCGCCAAGGACAAATTCGGCGCGATCGCGCCTGCGCTGGTGCTGGCCATTCTCGCCATCGTGCTCGCCGCGCTCCTTGGCTCGGATCTGGGCGACTTCCCGAACTAA
- a CDS encoding helix-turn-helix domain-containing protein has translation MEPVANKQAEDRLMLEWMHLFEKLPQESMTAYVDRYLGGLLAMKPDRACDKPTLKERNERRQREELLLTLETLIACDGQINELAAKMFIHRNTAAYRIEKLEKLLGMPLKQTESLLRLKLAFIFKAMLH, from the coding sequence ATGGAGCCCGTCGCGAACAAGCAGGCAGAAGATCGGCTCATGCTCGAATGGATGCACCTGTTTGAGAAGCTGCCGCAGGAAAGCATGACGGCCTATGTCGACCGCTATCTGGGAGGGCTGCTCGCAATGAAGCCGGACCGGGCGTGCGACAAGCCAACCTTAAAGGAGCGGAACGAACGCAGGCAGCGGGAGGAATTGCTGCTTACGCTGGAAACGCTGATCGCGTGCGACGGCCAAATCAATGAGCTGGCCGCCAAAATGTTCATTCACCGGAATACGGCCGCATACCGGATCGAGAAGCTGGAAAAGCTGCTCGGCATGCCGCTAAAGCAAACCGAAAGTTTGCTTAGGCTTAAGCTAGCGTTTATTTTTAAGGCAATGCTGCATTGA
- a CDS encoding beta-ketoacyl-ACP synthase III: MTMRKVEINGTGKYLPGRPVTDAEMDDRLGVARGWTRKTTDVAVRYFAEGETASEMGAKAAYAALDDAGLRFSDIDCLVCASGTREQALPCTAVYIQQAMGQERSGVPAFDIDATCLSFLNALDVMSCMIAAGRYRRALIVSTEIASLGLDWRHKESAALFGDGAAAVVLGPAGEGERSAIVGASLRTYADGAAFSEIRAGGSRRHPRGLRPAEPEDYLFRMDGPAIFKMAARLLPDFADDLLRATGSRMSDFKAVVPHQGSAMAVRLLRKKLGIAESQLVYITPDHGNTIAASIPMGLHEAVRAGRIVRGDRVLMIGTAAGLTLGGLVLDY; the protein is encoded by the coding sequence ATGACGATGCGCAAAGTCGAAATAAACGGTACCGGCAAATACTTGCCCGGACGCCCGGTTACAGATGCCGAGATGGACGATCGGCTGGGCGTCGCCCGCGGATGGACGCGCAAGACGACAGACGTCGCCGTCCGGTACTTCGCGGAGGGAGAGACCGCGTCGGAGATGGGCGCGAAGGCTGCCTATGCGGCACTGGACGATGCAGGGCTGCGCTTCTCCGATATCGACTGCCTCGTCTGCGCCAGCGGCACGCGCGAGCAGGCGCTCCCCTGCACCGCCGTCTATATTCAGCAGGCGATGGGTCAGGAGCGATCCGGCGTACCCGCCTTCGACATTGACGCCACCTGCCTCAGCTTCCTCAACGCGCTGGATGTCATGTCGTGCATGATCGCGGCGGGCCGCTACCGCCGCGCGCTCATCGTGTCGACGGAGATCGCGTCGCTCGGGCTGGACTGGCGGCACAAGGAAAGCGCCGCCCTGTTCGGCGACGGCGCGGCCGCCGTCGTCCTGGGTCCCGCCGGAGAAGGGGAGCGATCCGCCATCGTGGGCGCATCCCTGCGGACATACGCGGACGGCGCCGCCTTCTCGGAGATCCGCGCCGGCGGCTCGCGGCGCCATCCGCGCGGGCTGCGGCCCGCGGAGCCGGAAGACTATCTGTTCCGCATGGACGGTCCCGCGATCTTCAAGATGGCGGCGCGCCTGCTGCCCGACTTCGCGGACGATCTGCTGCGGGCGACCGGCTCGCGCATGTCCGACTTCAAAGCTGTCGTGCCCCATCAGGGCAGCGCGATGGCCGTGCGCCTGCTGCGCAAGAAGCTGGGCATCGCGGAGTCGCAGCTCGTCTATATCACGCCCGACCACGGCAATACGATCGCGGCCTCGATCCCGATGGGCCTGCACGAGGCCGTCCGCGCGGGACGGATCGTCCGGGGCGACCGGGTGCTGATGATCGGCACGGCCGCGGGGCTGACGCTCGGAGGGCTTGTGCTTGATTACTGA